In Dolichospermum flos-aquae CCAP 1403/13F, the following proteins share a genomic window:
- a CDS encoding 4-hydroxybenzoate solanesyltransferase → MLETPKINPEPLWLVIIRLLRWNKPEGRLILMIPALWAVFLAAAGKPPIPLVGVIILGSIATSAAGCVVNDLWDRDIDPQVERTRDRPLASRALSVQVGIVVGIVSLVCAAVVAFYLNPLSFWLSVAAVPVIVLYPGAKRVFPVPQLVLSIAWGFAVLISWSAVTANITAPTWLLWGATVLWTLGFDTIYAMSDRQDDQRIGINSSALFFGKYAPTAIAVFLIGTVILLAGVGLLVNLNTAFWISLILASIGWIWQIIRLQQPEIPHSAYGEMFRQNVWIGFLMLAGMILGSL, encoded by the coding sequence ATGTTAGAAACACCAAAAATCAACCCAGAACCATTATGGCTTGTAATTATCCGGCTGTTAAGGTGGAATAAACCAGAAGGGAGGTTAATTCTGATGATACCCGCATTGTGGGCGGTATTTTTAGCCGCTGCGGGTAAACCACCTATCCCCCTGGTGGGAGTGATTATTCTCGGTAGTATCGCCACCAGTGCGGCTGGATGCGTAGTTAATGATTTATGGGATAGAGATATTGATCCCCAAGTTGAGAGAACACGCGATCGCCCGCTTGCATCTCGCGCCCTTTCCGTTCAAGTTGGGATTGTGGTGGGAATAGTCTCCCTCGTCTGTGCCGCAGTTGTCGCTTTCTATCTTAACCCTTTAAGCTTCTGGTTGTCTGTGGCCGCAGTTCCGGTAATTGTCCTTTATCCCGGTGCGAAACGGGTATTTCCTGTTCCCCAATTGGTGCTTTCGATTGCTTGGGGTTTTGCGGTTTTAATTAGTTGGAGTGCTGTTACAGCAAATATTACAGCACCGACTTGGTTGCTTTGGGGCGCGACGGTACTATGGACATTAGGATTTGATACCATTTATGCCATGAGCGATCGCCAAGATGATCAACGCATTGGCATTAATTCTAGCGCTTTATTCTTTGGTAAATATGCCCCTACAGCGATCGCTGTTTTCTTGATTGGTACGGTTATTCTCTTAGCTGGAGTCGGTTTATTAGTTAATTTAAATACAGCATTTTGGATCAGTTTAATTTTGGCTAGTATCGGCTGGATTTGGCAAATTATCCGCTTACAACAGCCTGAAATCCCTCATTCTGCTTATGGAGAAATGTTTCGCCAAAATGTCTGGATTGGTTTTTTAATGTTAGCGGGAATGATTCTTGGTTCTTTGTGA
- a CDS encoding nuclear transport factor 2 family protein, whose amino-acid sequence MTKIIPLLMKRNKTLTVSISLISSLLAIGLSSTWQLAQAGQTGNAPATLTNLLTQIDNAANQGNVNGVMKFYSPTFTHGDGLNRKAMEQALTGLWKRYPKLRYTTKLESWKSEGNTIIADTVTTISGLPASGNNNLTLNSTIKSRQKVTGAKIVHQDILSERTQLTSGSKPPQVEIKLPQQVKVGEKYSFDAIVKEPLGEDFLLGTAIEEPIQGNKLLNPTIANLEFLNSGGLFKIGRAPSTPGPQWISAVIRRGEDMTIITQRLQVVKK is encoded by the coding sequence ATGACTAAAATTATCCCTTTATTAATGAAACGTAATAAAACATTAACTGTGAGTATTTCCCTAATTTCCAGTTTACTGGCAATTGGTTTATCCAGCACTTGGCAATTGGCTCAAGCTGGTCAAACCGGAAATGCACCCGCTACACTCACGAATCTATTAACACAAATTGATAATGCTGCTAATCAAGGTAATGTCAATGGTGTAATGAAATTTTATAGCCCTACATTTACTCATGGTGACGGCTTAAACCGCAAAGCAATGGAACAAGCCTTAACAGGACTTTGGAAACGATATCCTAAATTGCGTTACACGACCAAGCTAGAATCCTGGAAATCGGAAGGCAATACAATTATTGCGGATACTGTCACCACCATTAGCGGTTTACCTGCATCTGGTAATAATAATTTAACCCTTAACTCTACCATTAAATCGCGTCAAAAAGTCACAGGTGCAAAAATCGTTCATCAAGATATTTTATCAGAACGGACTCAACTAACCTCTGGAAGTAAACCACCCCAAGTAGAAATTAAATTACCACAACAGGTAAAAGTTGGGGAAAAATATAGTTTTGATGCCATTGTCAAAGAACCATTAGGTGAGGATTTTCTGCTGGGAACAGCCATAGAAGAACCCATTCAAGGTAATAAACTCCTCAACCCCACAATTGCAAATTTAGAATTTCTCAATTCTGGTGGACTGTTCAAAATAGGACGCGCACCCTCTACTCCCGGACCTCAATGGATTTCCGCAGTAATTCGCAGAGGTGAAGATATGACTATTATTACTCAACGGTTACAGGTGGTTAAGAAGTAG
- a CDS encoding type II toxin-antitoxin system RelE/ParE family toxin has protein sequence MNFVLLRSSAFIRAARKILKKQPEITENFQSILELLSTDPFHPRLKTHKLKGDLQDSWACSAGYDLRIIFTFVEHEESQAILLESVGTHDEVY, from the coding sequence GTGAATTTTGTTTTATTACGTTCAAGTGCATTTATTCGAGCAGCACGCAAAATATTAAAAAAACAACCAGAAATTACTGAAAATTTTCAAAGTATTTTGGAGTTATTATCTACAGATCCATTTCATCCACGCCTAAAAACTCATAAATTAAAAGGAGACTTACAAGATTCTTGGGCTTGTAGTGCAGGATATGATTTGAGAATTATTTTTACATTTGTTGAACATGAAGAATCACAAGCAATCCTTTTAGAATCGGTTGGTACTCATGATGAAGTTTACTAA
- a CDS encoding SDR family oxidoreductase gives MQNQIVFITGASSGIGAACAKIFAHAGAKLILAARRWERLQQLADSLDIASDKIHLLQLDVCERLAVESAIANLPSSWKNIDLLINNAGLSRGLSKLHEGDFQDWEEMIDTNIKGLLYLTRYVVPGMVERNHGHVINIGSIAGHQTYPGGNVYCGTKAAVKAISEGLKQDLLGTPVRVTSVDPGMVETEFSEVRFHGDTERAKKVYEGVKPLTPDDVADVIFFCATRASHVNINEVILMPVDQASATLVNRQV, from the coding sequence ATGCAAAATCAAATTGTTTTTATTACTGGTGCAAGTAGCGGTATTGGTGCTGCTTGTGCCAAGATTTTTGCTCATGCTGGTGCAAAACTGATTTTAGCTGCACGGCGTTGGGAACGGTTACAACAATTAGCTGATTCTTTAGATATTGCATCTGACAAAATCCATTTATTACAACTTGATGTGTGCGAGCGCTTGGCGGTAGAATCGGCTATTGCTAACTTACCCTCATCTTGGAAAAATATTGATCTTCTGATTAACAATGCTGGTTTAAGTCGCGGTTTAAGTAAATTACATGAAGGCGACTTTCAAGACTGGGAAGAAATGATAGATACTAATATCAAAGGTTTACTTTACCTTACCCGTTATGTTGTACCAGGAATGGTAGAACGGAATCATGGTCATGTTATTAATATCGGTTCTATAGCGGGACATCAAACCTATCCCGGTGGTAATGTCTATTGTGGGACAAAAGCAGCCGTTAAAGCCATTTCTGAAGGCTTAAAACAAGACTTATTAGGAACTCCTGTGCGGGTGACTTCTGTTGACCCTGGAATGGTAGAAACAGAATTTAGTGAAGTGCGTTTTCATGGTGATACAGAACGGGCTAAAAAGGTGTATGAGGGCGTTAAACCCCTAACTCCTGATGATGTGGCTGATGTGATCTTTTTCTGTGCGACTAGAGCGAGTCACGTTAATATTAACGAAGTTATACTTATGCCTGTTGACCAAGCCAGTGCGACTTTAGTAAATCGTCAAGTGTAA
- a CDS encoding DUF502 domain-containing protein, with protein MENNHNSLTKLNKENRGLGMERWKQDFKNDLIAGLLVVIPLATTIWLTITIATWVINFLTQVPKQLNPFDGLNPILVNILNLLVGLAVPLLSILAIGLMARNIAGRWLLDFGERLLQAIPLAGQVYKTLKQLLETLLKDSNGKFRRVVLVEYPRPGIWAIAFVTGAMSNEIQSQISRPVISLFIPTTPNPTTGWYAIVPEEDVLNLSISVEDAFKIVVSGGIVSPNIQSSHLPALSAISSLEIKQQEIPEIETKLDTNLAK; from the coding sequence ATGGAAAATAATCACAACAGTTTAACGAAGCTAAATAAGGAGAATCGGGGTTTGGGAATGGAAAGGTGGAAACAAGACTTCAAAAATGACCTGATTGCTGGTTTGCTGGTGGTAATTCCCCTCGCAACCACCATCTGGTTAACAATTACCATAGCCACATGGGTAATTAACTTTCTCACCCAAGTTCCTAAACAACTCAATCCCTTTGATGGCTTAAATCCGATTCTAGTAAATATACTTAATTTACTAGTAGGATTAGCCGTGCCATTATTAAGTATTTTGGCTATTGGCTTAATGGCTAGAAACATTGCTGGACGATGGTTATTGGATTTCGGTGAGCGGCTATTGCAAGCCATTCCTTTAGCTGGACAGGTATATAAAACCCTCAAGCAACTATTAGAAACTCTGTTAAAAGATTCTAATGGTAAATTCCGCCGGGTAGTCTTAGTAGAATACCCTCGTCCGGGCATTTGGGCGATCGCCTTTGTCACTGGAGCAATGAGCAATGAAATCCAAAGTCAAATATCTCGTCCTGTAATTAGCCTGTTTATTCCCACTACACCCAATCCGACCACAGGATGGTATGCGATAGTACCAGAAGAGGATGTACTTAATCTCTCTATATCTGTTGAAGATGCTTTTAAAATCGTTGTATCTGGTGGTATAGTGTCCCCCAATATCCAGTCTTCTCACCTCCCTGCACTGTCAGCAATATCATCTTTGGAAATAAAACAGCAGGAAATTCCAGAAATAGAAACTAAACTCGATACCAACCTAGCAAAGTGA
- a CDS encoding DUF433 domain-containing protein yields the protein MTLNNLLEIQGIIHRDSEIMGGVPVFVGTRVPLQTFFDYLEGENGLAEFISDFPYLETQTMKVLENTAKLIIAQERCA from the coding sequence ATGACGCTAAATAACTTATTAGAAATTCAAGGAATTATTCACCGCGATTCCGAAATTATGGGTGGAGTTCCTGTTTTTGTGGGAACTCGTGTTCCTTTACAAACATTTTTTGACTATCTCGAAGGGGAGAATGGATTAGCTGAGTTTATTAGTGATTTTCCCTATCTGGAGACTCAAACTATGAAAGTCTTGGAAAATACAGCTAAATTGATCATCGCTCAAGAACGCTGTGCTTGA
- the ftsY gene encoding signal recognition particle-docking protein FtsY yields the protein MAFNWFRRPNNESADTPENQSQEETPAVEATEPETTAPDTADLLAFAKAAYKNIQEKQQLETELSVAVEEDTISEEIVETQVGEITAPIEIDATIAEITEDVVNELQPEPELANLSFLERAAAERQAKQEKLIASAIETEIPEIQISPTAPEIEIPELVFDDGFKWSAKVLAAQGRKAEDISLEEITWLKKLRQGLDKTRRNILNQLKSIVGQGPLNQEAVNEIESLLLQADVGVEATDYIISALQKKLLAEVTPPEQAIAYLKEILRDILDAPLQNQDKPSFAPAKDTLTIWLITGVNGAGKTTTIGKISHLAQKSGYKCLIGAADTFRAAAVEQVKVWGERSGVEVIANPGKNTDPAAVVFDAIAAAQSRETELLLIDTAGRLQNKKNLMDELSKIRKIIDKKAPNARVESLLVLDSTLGQNGLRQAEVFSQAAQLSGVVLTKLDGTAKGGVALAVVQQLGLPIRFIGAGEGIEDLRPFSSHEFVEALLSD from the coding sequence ATGGCTTTTAATTGGTTTCGTCGTCCAAATAATGAATCTGCTGATACTCCTGAAAACCAATCTCAGGAAGAAACACCCGCAGTAGAAGCAACTGAACCAGAAACAACCGCACCAGATACGGCGGATTTGTTGGCTTTTGCTAAAGCTGCTTATAAAAATATTCAAGAAAAACAACAACTAGAAACAGAATTATCTGTAGCGGTTGAAGAAGATACTATCAGTGAAGAAATAGTAGAAACTCAAGTAGGGGAAATAACTGCACCGATAGAAATAGATGCAACTATCGCAGAAATTACTGAAGATGTTGTTAATGAACTACAACCAGAACCAGAATTAGCTAATTTATCTTTTTTAGAACGGGCTGCGGCCGAAAGACAAGCTAAACAAGAGAAATTAATTGCTAGTGCCATAGAAACCGAAATTCCCGAAATACAGATAAGTCCGACAGCACCAGAAATAGAGATTCCAGAACTGGTATTTGATGATGGGTTTAAGTGGTCAGCAAAGGTTTTAGCCGCCCAAGGGAGAAAAGCTGAAGATATTTCCCTGGAAGAAATTACTTGGTTGAAAAAACTCCGTCAAGGTTTAGATAAAACTCGGCGGAATATTCTTAACCAACTAAAATCAATTGTTGGTCAAGGGCCTCTTAATCAAGAGGCTGTCAATGAAATTGAATCATTACTTCTACAGGCAGATGTGGGGGTAGAGGCAACTGATTATATTATTAGTGCGTTACAAAAGAAATTACTCGCAGAAGTTACTCCCCCAGAACAAGCGATCGCTTATCTCAAAGAAATTCTCCGAGATATCCTAGATGCACCCTTGCAAAATCAAGACAAACCTAGTTTTGCACCGGCAAAAGACACCCTGACCATTTGGTTAATTACCGGAGTTAACGGGGCGGGAAAAACTACCACCATCGGTAAAATTTCTCACCTAGCACAGAAATCCGGTTATAAGTGCTTAATTGGTGCGGCGGATACCTTTCGGGCTGCGGCTGTGGAACAGGTCAAAGTTTGGGGTGAGAGAAGCGGTGTTGAAGTTATCGCTAATCCTGGGAAAAACACAGATCCGGCAGCCGTGGTGTTTGATGCGATCGCTGCTGCTCAATCTAGAGAAACCGAACTACTATTAATAGATACCGCTGGGAGACTGCAAAATAAGAAAAATCTCATGGACGAACTCAGCAAAATCCGCAAAATCATTGATAAAAAAGCCCCCAATGCCCGTGTAGAATCGCTGTTAGTTCTTGATTCTACTTTAGGACAAAATGGATTGCGACAAGCTGAAGTATTTTCCCAAGCAGCCCAACTCAGCGGCGTTGTTTTAACCAAATTAGACGGAACAGCCAAAGGAGGTGTCGCCCTCGCCGTTGTCCAGCAATTAGGCTTACCCATTCGTTTTATTGGGGCTGGTGAAGGAATTGAAGATTTGCGTCCATTCTCTAGTCATGAATTTGTAGAAGCATTGTTAAGCGATTAA
- the murG gene encoding undecaprenyldiphospho-muramoylpentapeptide beta-N-acetylglucosaminyltransferase, with translation MVNPSIRLLIAASGTGGHLFPAIALAEKLPEYNIEWLGVPNRLETQLVPQTYPLNTVAVEGFQQGLSLGSIRTLWKLISSILKVRRILKQGKFQGVFTTGGYIAGPAVIAARSLGLPVVFHESNALPGKVTRFFGPWCNVVAIGFDVTTQYLPRTKTICVGTPVRSQFLDETVNNTLDLPIPNGVPLIVVFGGSQGAVAVNKLVRQSADALFQAGAYIVHLTGDNDPDINSLQHPQYIALAFYNNMAALLRRANLAISRSGAGSLTELAVCGTPAILIPYPFAAEDHQSYNAEVFTKAGAALSFKQSDLTPGIFTTQVLNLLQSPTELGRMAEKAASIAVPDSADKLATLVREVIEN, from the coding sequence ATGGTAAATCCATCAATTAGATTACTTATAGCAGCTAGTGGGACAGGTGGACACTTGTTTCCGGCGATCGCATTGGCTGAAAAACTGCCAGAATACAATATTGAATGGCTGGGTGTGCCAAATCGGCTAGAAACTCAGTTAGTTCCCCAGACATATCCTTTAAATACGGTCGCTGTTGAAGGTTTTCAGCAAGGTTTGAGTCTTGGTTCTATCCGCACCTTGTGGAAATTGATCAGCTCGATTCTCAAAGTCAGACGTATTCTTAAACAAGGAAAGTTCCAAGGAGTTTTCACCACAGGGGGTTATATTGCCGGTCCTGCGGTAATTGCAGCGCGTTCTTTGGGTTTACCTGTGGTTTTTCATGAATCCAATGCTTTACCCGGCAAAGTTACCCGCTTTTTTGGTCCTTGGTGTAATGTGGTAGCGATAGGATTTGATGTAACTACTCAATATTTACCTCGGACAAAAACTATCTGTGTGGGTACTCCTGTTCGTTCTCAATTCTTAGATGAAACTGTTAATAACACTTTAGATTTACCTATTCCTAATGGTGTTCCTCTAATTGTGGTGTTTGGTGGTAGTCAGGGGGCTGTAGCCGTAAATAAATTAGTCCGACAGTCTGCGGACGCTTTGTTTCAAGCTGGGGCTTATATAGTGCATTTGACGGGTGATAATGATCCTGATATTAACAGTCTTCAACATCCTCAATATATAGCCTTGGCTTTTTATAATAATATGGCGGCTTTGTTGCGAAGAGCTAATTTAGCTATTAGTCGTTCTGGTGCGGGTAGCTTGACAGAATTGGCAGTTTGTGGTACTCCAGCAATTTTGATTCCCTATCCCTTTGCAGCGGAAGATCATCAGTCTTATAATGCAGAGGTGTTTACTAAAGCTGGTGCGGCTTTATCCTTTAAACAGTCGGATTTGACTCCAGGAATATTTACGACTCAGGTTTTGAATTTGTTGCAATCTCCGACAGAATTAGGGAGAATGGCAGAGAAAGCTGCATCGATCGCTGTTCCTGATAGTGCAGATAAATTGGCAACTTTGGTGAGAGAAGTGATCGAAAATTAA
- a CDS encoding Ppx/GppA phosphatase family protein, which produces MVNLISANWENKPSESVQENQMIAAIDIGTNSLHMVVVKIEATLPSFTIIAREKETVRLGDRNLITGELKPEVMMKAIACLGRFKTLADSLGTNSIVAVATSAVRESPNGQEFLQQVETEVGLSVDLISGPEEARRIYLGVLSGMEFNNKPHIIIDIGGGSTELILGDSEEPRSLTSTKIGAVRLTGELIASDPISETEFKYLQAYARGMLERSVEEVQGKLKIGDSPQLIGTSGTIETIATIHAREKLGLVPSTLNGYQFSLQDLRTWVNRLRKMTNVERATVPGMPEKRSEVILSGAVILQEAMTLLGVQSVTVCERSLREGVIVDWMLTHGFIDNRLRFQSSIRERSVLKTAKKYQTNLEHSERVTAFALNIFDQTKGQLHYWNADQRQLLWAAAILHNCGHYVSHSSHHKHSYYLIRNGELLGYNETEIEIIANIARYHRKSPPKKKHESYRNLLHKEHRTMVNQLSAILRLAVALDRRQIGAISHVQCEYIPNFKEFKMLIFPSLIDDECALEMWSLDYKKGVFEEEFGLRFIATLMNR; this is translated from the coding sequence ATGGTAAATTTAATCTCGGCTAACTGGGAAAATAAACCTAGTGAATCAGTTCAAGAAAATCAGATGATTGCAGCTATTGATATTGGTACAAATTCTTTACACATGGTGGTGGTAAAAATTGAAGCAACTTTACCATCTTTTACCATTATTGCCAGAGAAAAGGAAACGGTGAGATTAGGCGATCGCAATTTAATTACTGGCGAATTAAAACCGGAAGTGATGATGAAAGCGATCGCCTGTTTAGGAAGATTTAAAACTCTTGCTGACAGCTTAGGGACAAATAGTATTGTTGCTGTGGCGACAAGTGCAGTCCGGGAATCTCCCAACGGTCAAGAATTTCTTCAACAAGTCGAAACCGAAGTCGGTTTAAGCGTTGACTTGATTTCCGGACCTGAAGAAGCCCGTCGCATCTACTTAGGTGTATTGTCGGGGATGGAATTTAACAACAAACCACACATTATAATTGACATTGGTGGTGGTTCAACAGAATTGATTTTAGGAGACAGTGAAGAACCTCGCAGCCTCACCAGTACAAAAATCGGTGCAGTGCGCTTAACTGGGGAATTAATCGCCTCAGATCCCATCAGCGAAACCGAATTTAAATACCTCCAAGCTTACGCTAGAGGAATGCTAGAACGTTCTGTGGAAGAAGTGCAAGGAAAACTCAAAATTGGCGATTCTCCTCAGTTAATCGGCACATCTGGGACAATAGAAACCATCGCTACCATCCATGCGCGGGAAAAATTAGGTCTTGTTCCTTCCACCCTCAATGGGTATCAATTCAGTCTCCAAGACTTGCGAACCTGGGTAAATCGCCTCCGCAAAATGACCAATGTGGAACGGGCTACCGTTCCTGGGATGCCAGAAAAAAGGTCAGAAGTGATACTTTCAGGGGCAGTAATTTTACAGGAAGCAATGACCTTGCTAGGAGTACAATCCGTAACAGTCTGTGAGCGATCTCTTAGGGAAGGTGTAATTGTAGACTGGATGCTAACTCATGGCTTCATTGACAACAGACTGCGGTTTCAAAGTTCCATTCGGGAACGCAGTGTATTAAAAACTGCCAAAAAATATCAAACTAACTTAGAACATAGCGAGCGTGTTACCGCTTTTGCACTTAATATATTTGACCAAACCAAAGGACAATTACATTATTGGAATGCAGATCAACGTCAATTACTATGGGCTGCTGCCATTTTACACAATTGTGGTCACTATGTCAGTCATTCATCACACCACAAACATTCATACTACTTAATTAGAAATGGTGAATTACTGGGTTATAACGAAACCGAAATCGAAATTATTGCCAATATAGCCCGTTATCACCGCAAATCTCCACCCAAGAAAAAACATGAAAGCTATCGGAATCTATTGCACAAAGAACATCGGACAATGGTTAATCAACTCAGTGCAATTTTAAGGTTAGCTGTTGCTTTAGACAGAAGACAAATAGGGGCTATTTCTCATGTTCAATGTGAATATATTCCCAACTTCAAAGAATTTAAGATGTTGATATTTCCATCATTAATTGATGATGAATGTGCCTTAGAAATGTGGAGTTTAGATTACAAAAAAGGAGTTTTTGAAGAAGAATTTGGTTTAAGATTCATAGCAACATTAATGAATAGATAA
- the nusB gene encoding transcription antitermination factor NusB, whose product MQHRKPQQIARELALLALSQLPINPKKLESLSDEQLVSKLVLGAVRTLTVEVQDTLNNAAGELQRSNDRLLTSETRAADLNTARTMLKEAISYTQIAINQLGTSVDFPELIQSANQNKEVRNYAKAIIITVSENHQAIEESISNALVDWQVTRLAQIDRDILQIATAEIKFMQVPDSIAINEAVELAKRYSGEDGHRFINGVLRRVSEQKQTV is encoded by the coding sequence ATGCAGCATCGTAAACCCCAACAAATAGCCCGCGAATTGGCACTATTAGCCTTGAGCCAATTACCAATCAACCCTAAAAAACTAGAAAGCCTATCAGACGAGCAATTAGTTTCTAAGCTAGTTTTAGGAGCAGTTCGGACTCTCACAGTAGAAGTACAGGACACATTGAACAATGCCGCAGGAGAACTACAACGGAGTAATGATCGTCTCTTAACCAGCGAAACGAGAGCTGCGGATTTGAATACAGCTAGAACCATGCTGAAAGAGGCAATTTCCTATACCCAAATAGCTATCAATCAATTAGGTACATCTGTTGATTTTCCAGAATTAATTCAGTCGGCCAATCAAAATAAAGAAGTTCGTAATTACGCTAAAGCGATTATTATTACTGTCAGCGAGAACCATCAAGCTATCGAAGAATCTATTTCTAATGCTTTAGTAGATTGGCAAGTTACCCGTCTAGCTCAAATTGATAGAGATATCCTCCAAATAGCCACCGCAGAAATAAAATTCATGCAAGTTCCCGACAGCATTGCTATTAACGAAGCTGTAGAATTAGCTAAACGCTACAGTGGAGAAGATGGCCACCGTTTTATTAATGGTGTTCTCCGTCGAGTTAGTGAACAAAAACAAACTGTTTAA
- a CDS encoding PP2C family protein-serine/threonine phosphatase has product MSQFPPHPTDSNSSTTTDVTPVVALKELVSRLHREQNKIQDLLSSLGFALRSFNNLNQFLELIPLMATRVTDAEGSALFLYKPNGQIRLEQLHWQDTQQRKNIRKALETASSQITLLTNSGPAAISTGILDDQMHAVLGPDVQIFGTAILVKHTERGWLYVLSRDPEYSWTETRQKLVRLVADQTAVAIDNDELSVELRKKARLDQELEIGAEIQRRLLPRQCPNIPGLSLAARCKPANHVGGDYYDFIPTNQNQLKPKPQASPENASWGLVIGDVMGKGVPAGLIMTMLRGMLRGEVLHGNSPAGILQNLNRVMYADLENSHRFVTMFYSEYDPQTRILSYSNAAHNPPLWWHAATKTVSRLDTFGMLIGLDANSEYENAQVQLESGDTVIYYTDGLTDAAAAGGDRFDEDNFVISFRTACKYCNSPQEIVEYLFDQVEQFIGADRQNTDDMTLVVLQIV; this is encoded by the coding sequence GTGTCACAATTTCCCCCCCATCCTACTGATAGTAATAGCAGCACCACCACAGATGTCACTCCTGTGGTGGCACTCAAAGAACTTGTGTCCAGGCTGCATCGAGAACAAAATAAAATTCAAGACTTGCTGAGTTCCTTAGGATTTGCCCTCAGAAGCTTTAATAATTTAAATCAGTTTTTGGAACTGATTCCCCTCATGGCTACCAGAGTGACAGATGCGGAAGGTAGCGCACTTTTTCTTTATAAACCCAATGGACAAATTAGATTAGAACAACTACATTGGCAAGATACTCAGCAACGAAAAAATATTAGAAAAGCCCTAGAAACTGCCAGTAGTCAAATTACTCTTTTAACTAATTCTGGTCCTGCTGCCATTTCCACAGGCATTCTAGATGACCAAATGCACGCCGTTTTAGGTCCAGATGTCCAAATCTTTGGGACAGCTATTTTAGTTAAGCATACAGAACGGGGTTGGCTGTATGTTTTGAGTCGTGATCCAGAATATAGTTGGACAGAAACTAGACAAAAATTAGTGCGGTTAGTGGCAGACCAAACCGCAGTTGCGATTGACAATGATGAATTATCTGTAGAATTAAGAAAAAAAGCACGTTTAGATCAAGAATTAGAAATTGGTGCAGAAATTCAACGCCGACTTTTACCGCGTCAATGTCCAAATATTCCTGGTTTGTCTCTAGCAGCTCGTTGTAAACCGGCTAATCATGTTGGTGGTGACTACTATGATTTTATTCCCACTAATCAAAACCAGTTAAAGCCGAAACCACAAGCATCTCCAGAAAATGCCAGTTGGGGTTTGGTAATTGGGGATGTGATGGGTAAAGGTGTTCCCGCAGGTTTGATTATGACGATGTTGCGGGGAATGCTACGAGGTGAAGTATTGCATGGTAATTCCCCAGCGGGAATTTTGCAAAATTTGAATCGGGTTATGTATGCGGATTTGGAAAATTCCCACCGCTTTGTAACGATGTTTTATTCAGAATATGACCCGCAAACGCGAATTTTATCTTATAGTAATGCCGCCCATAATCCGCCTTTATGGTGGCACGCAGCGACAAAAACTGTGAGCCGTTTGGATACGTTCGGGATGTTAATTGGTTTAGATGCCAATAGCGAATATGAAAATGCTCAGGTTCAGTTAGAATCTGGGGACACAGTTATTTATTATACTGATGGTTTAACTGATGCGGCGGCGGCTGGTGGCGATCGCTTTGATGAAGATAATTTTGTTATATCCTTCAGAACGGCTTGTAAGTATTGTAATAGTCCCCAGGAAATTGTGGAATATCTATTTGATCAAGTTGAGCAATTTATCGGTGCTGATAGGCAAAATACCGATGATATGACGTTGGTGGTTTTGCAGATTGTGTGA
- a CDS encoding PIN domain-containing protein, which produces MTTFLDSNIWIYALNQSQDIRKHQIANHLAIQTGLYLSTQVINEVCVNLIKKGKFPENQIQNLIQGFYQIHHIVELDLNILLKASALRTKYLFSFWDSLIIASALSVNVNQLYSEDMQHGFTVEGLQIINPFL; this is translated from the coding sequence ATGACGACTTTTTTAGATTCAAATATCTGGATATATGCACTTAATCAGAGCCAGGATATCCGAAAACATCAAATTGCTAACCATCTAGCTATACAAACAGGACTTTATTTAAGTACCCAGGTAATCAATGAAGTTTGTGTAAACCTAATCAAAAAAGGAAAATTTCCTGAAAATCAAATTCAAAATCTTATTCAAGGTTTTTATCAAATTCATCATATCGTTGAACTCGATTTGAATATATTGTTGAAAGCATCCGCATTAAGAACAAAATATTTATTCTCATTTTGGGATAGTTTAATTATCGCCAGCGCACTATCAGTTAATGTCAATCAACTCTATTCAGAGGATATGCAACACGGTTTTACGGTGGAAGGATTACAAATTATTAATCCTTTTCTCTAA